One Tolypothrix bouteillei VB521301 DNA window includes the following coding sequences:
- a CDS encoding bifunctional serine/threonine-protein kinase/formylglycine-generating enzyme family protein, with product MHPNQLWQMFEDEWFTPKYRLKKLLGAGAFGAVFLADEVIADRVIREVAIKIFSNEGEQQRQIAELQTAISLKHPGLLEGFSPEQGWLKGIECLGLVMELAQNSLTKRLQQGSLPLSEVKAIVKNLAGSLQYLHNKGIVHRDLKPANIMQVDGQWKLTDFGISRLLENRNGSDTSPTNQVGTIAYAPPESYKGKISFAWDLWSLGTVIAEILTGVHPFASNNSGELMQRIIHEEPALPELPTPFATIVKGCLVKDYTQRWTATQVLASLDPTADLGRVTVLLPLSPSFRKIIPTEAGATGCATIPVANIQMQAKEPYQQLTPATQEQKQAIIQANRNSNYQERLPGGSMLDTIAIPGGSFFMGTATEDIEQVLKLETWFKRSEVIKWLRPEMPQHRVNVPAFYMSKTPITQEQWQAVMQTNPSHFSSLLRPVESISWWQAQEFCDRLGELTNKSYRLPTEAEWEYACRAGTQTLYSFGNSKQPLRDYAWYTWNSRQQTQLVGQKKPNAWGLQDMHGLVWEWCQDHWHENYNGAPTDGSAWVQGGHPTKHSVRGGSWYSLADDCRCVYRFCYDASFRYSSLGFRVVRSE from the coding sequence ATGCATCCCAATCAGTTGTGGCAAATGTTTGAAGATGAGTGGTTTACTCCCAAGTATCGCCTGAAAAAGCTGTTGGGTGCGGGAGCATTTGGGGCTGTATTTTTAGCAGATGAAGTCATTGCCGATCGCGTTATTCGGGAAGTTGCCATTAAAATTTTCTCAAATGAGGGCGAGCAGCAACGTCAGATTGCCGAGTTACAAACTGCTATTTCCCTAAAACATCCCGGACTTTTGGAGGGATTCAGCCCCGAACAAGGATGGCTCAAAGGAATTGAGTGTCTTGGTTTAGTGATGGAATTAGCCCAAAATTCATTAACAAAGCGGTTACAACAGGGTAGTTTACCGCTTTCAGAAGTTAAAGCAATTGTCAAAAATTTAGCAGGATCGTTGCAGTATTTACATAACAAAGGCATCGTTCATCGCGACCTAAAACCTGCTAACATCATGCAAGTCGATGGACAGTGGAAGTTGACAGATTTCGGTATTTCCCGACTCTTAGAAAATCGCAATGGCAGCGATACCTCTCCTACCAATCAGGTGGGTACTATCGCTTATGCACCTCCAGAATCATACAAAGGCAAGATTTCTTTTGCGTGGGATTTGTGGTCTCTGGGAACCGTCATCGCCGAAATACTGACAGGTGTACATCCCTTTGCCAGCAACAACTCTGGTGAGTTGATGCAGCGAATCATACACGAAGAACCAGCACTTCCAGAACTCCCAACTCCCTTTGCGACGATCGTCAAAGGTTGTTTGGTTAAAGATTATACACAACGTTGGACGGCAACTCAAGTGCTTGCAAGTCTCGATCCAACTGCAGATTTAGGTAGAGTTACAGTTCTGTTGCCTCTTTCCCCTAGCTTTCGTAAAATTATCCCTACAGAAGCCGGTGCGACTGGATGCGCTACAATTCCGGTGGCAAATATTCAAATGCAAGCAAAAGAGCCATACCAGCAGTTGACTCCAGCAACTCAAGAGCAGAAACAAGCTATCATCCAAGCCAACCGAAACTCTAACTACCAAGAACGTCTTCCTGGTGGTTCTATGCTGGATACGATCGCCATTCCTGGCGGCAGTTTTTTCATGGGAACTGCAACGGAAGACATCGAGCAGGTTTTAAAACTGGAAACTTGGTTTAAACGCTCAGAAGTCATCAAGTGGTTGCGTCCAGAAATGCCCCAGCATCGGGTGAATGTACCTGCCTTTTACATGAGCAAAACTCCGATTACCCAGGAGCAATGGCAGGCAGTCATGCAGACTAATCCTTCTCATTTCAGTAGCCTGCTGCGTCCGGTGGAAAGCATATCATGGTGGCAGGCACAAGAATTTTGCGATCGCCTTGGAGAACTCACAAATAAATCCTATCGCCTCCCCACGGAAGCTGAATGGGAATATGCTTGTCGTGCTGGTACGCAAACGCTTTACAGTTTCGGCAATAGCAAACAACCATTACGGGACTACGCCTGGTACACCTGGAACTCCCGCCAGCAAACCCAACTTGTCGGACAAAAGAAACCAAATGCCTGGGGTTTACAGGATATGCACGGCTTAGTCTGGGAGTGGTGCCAAGACCACTGGCATGAAAACTATAATGGAGCGCCCACTGATGGTAGTGCTTGGGTACAAGGCGGACACCCAACGAAGCATTCAGTGAGAGGCGGTTCCTGGTACAGCTTGGCAGATGATTGCCGCTGCGTCTATCGTTTTTGTTATGATGCCAGTTTCCGCTATTCCAGTCTTGGGTTTCGTGTGGTACGTTCTGAATAA
- a CDS encoding Uma2 family endonuclease — MTQTQTQAQTEPKIYTFDEFIEWYPENSVLRYELHDGVIVEMPKPKGKHSKLTGSLVGKLLTTISEIGKTDIWFIPRESIIKPQRDKSGYEPDIIILNQETIDTETRWETESIIQNATSVKLIVEVVSSNWQDDYYDKLRDYEGMGIPEYWIVDYAALGGRKFIGNPKVPTIFVCELIDGEYEMTPFKGTDRIVSPAFPQLNLTAQQIFDSVL; from the coding sequence ATGACTCAAACCCAAACACAAGCACAAACCGAACCAAAAATATACACTTTTGATGAGTTTATCGAATGGTATCCTGAAAACTCAGTATTACGTTACGAATTGCATGATGGTGTAATTGTCGAGATGCCTAAGCCTAAAGGGAAGCATTCAAAATTAACGGGTTCGCTTGTTGGAAAGTTATTGACAACCATTAGTGAGATTGGGAAAACTGATATTTGGTTTATCCCTAGAGAATCTATTATTAAACCTCAGCGCGATAAGTCTGGGTACGAACCGGACATCATTATTTTGAATCAAGAAACTATCGATACTGAGACACGTTGGGAAACTGAATCAATTATTCAAAACGCGACTTCAGTCAAACTAATAGTTGAAGTAGTTAGTAGCAATTGGCAAGATGACTACTACGATAAACTTCGTGACTATGAAGGTATGGGGATTCCAGAATACTGGATTGTGGACTATGCTGCATTAGGCGGACGTAAATTTATCGGCAATCCCAAAGTCCCTACTATTTTTGTGTGCGAATTAATTGACGGGGAATATGAAATGACACCATTTAAAGGAACAGACCGGATCGTATCGCCTGCGTTTCCGCAGTTAAACTTAACCGCTCAACAGATTTTTGACTCAGTATTGTAG
- a CDS encoding DUF6932 family protein yields the protein MIPKFDENGNLPPGVHFCEWEEFQEKFATNLTRQRMIRGLELAMTQLQEAGCRIIYIDGSFVTSKPTPGDFDACWEDDGVDINYLESIAPTLYNFALRRAEQKSRYKGEIFPASYPANETGTVYIDFFQFDTRTNTPKGIIAIDLVRWKP from the coding sequence TTGATTCCAAAATTTGATGAAAATGGGAATTTACCCCCTGGTGTGCATTTTTGCGAATGGGAGGAGTTTCAAGAAAAATTTGCGACCAACTTGACTCGACAGCGGATGATAAGGGGTTTAGAACTGGCAATGACTCAATTACAAGAAGCAGGTTGTAGAATCATTTATATAGATGGTAGTTTCGTCACTAGCAAACCCACACCAGGTGATTTTGATGCTTGTTGGGAAGACGATGGAGTTGATATAAATTATCTGGAATCGATTGCTCCCACTTTATACAATTTTGCGCTGCGACGTGCCGAACAAAAAAGTCGGTATAAGGGGGAGATTTTTCCTGCAAGTTACCCAGCGAATGAAACTGGTACAGTATACATAGATTTTTTTCAATTTGATACAAGAACGAATACACCCAAGGGAATTATTGCTATTGATTTGGTCAGGTGGAAACCATGA
- a CDS encoding DNA-binding protein — translation MMIKNEQQYQNAKEWLRKFEQSVVEFESNEELKADPKRWKLHRDSYQSQVDELKEEVAEYERLINCDPDKSITVKVESLNKLPNVLIKARIAAKMNTSQLAEILGIDEERVKEYEDTDYQCASFIEILEVATALGVELENAVVKIDFEEIEEVKQTAKKWRKSARSIESKAF, via the coding sequence ATGATGATAAAAAACGAGCAACAATATCAAAATGCGAAAGAATGGTTGCGGAAATTTGAGCAGTCTGTGGTAGAATTTGAGAGTAATGAAGAGTTGAAAGCAGACCCCAAACGTTGGAAATTACATAGAGATTCTTATCAGAGCCAAGTTGACGAATTAAAGGAAGAAGTTGCTGAATATGAAAGGCTTATTAATTGCGATCCGGACAAGTCAATAACGGTAAAAGTTGAAAGTTTAAATAAGTTACCGAATGTTTTAATCAAAGCTCGAATAGCTGCAAAAATGAATACTTCCCAATTAGCGGAAATTTTAGGAATTGACGAAGAAAGGGTTAAGGAATACGAGGATACAGATTATCAATGCGCTAGTTTTATAGAGATTTTAGAAGTTGCCACAGCTTTGGGTGTGGAATTAGAAAATGCTGTTGTCAAAATAGATTTTGAGGAAATAGAAGAAGTTAAGCAAACTGCAAAGAAATGGCGAAAATCAGCCAGAAGTATCGAAAGTAAGGCTTTTTGA